A window of Falco cherrug isolate bFalChe1 chromosome 11, bFalChe1.pri, whole genome shotgun sequence genomic DNA:
CCTATCGTTACAGTCAACCTCTTCCAGGTTTCTTAGAAACTGTGATTTATTTGTAAGTGAAACACAGCTCTTTTCTACAGTTAGATACACAAAACTGTACGACTTCACTGAGAAAATTGTTTAAAACTGATCTGTAAAACATGGACAGTAGCAATTGGCTCTGGTTCCACCAAAGTGAAATCATCACAACCCTTACAATTGGGTACGATGGTAGCACCTTCAAGAGAAGTGTGTCCATCATTAAagaccatttatttttcagctccTCAGCTCCTAAtctcacatttctttctttctttagggGGTGTTTTGTTGCTATAGGAACACCTTCACACAAGTTTCACTAAATGTATTTCCTCTCAGGTTTCTCCTGTCCCTGTCAGTATTATCTATGTCATTCTAGAAGAAATCACTGCTATTTTGTTAATAAGCAAGACCCACACAGATCCTTGAGGAGACACTGTCACTGTCAACGTTGAAAACGAGCTGCTACTGAAAGTCATTCCTCTATGGTGTTTCCAAACCATACTTTACAATTGTCtatatttttatacacacacatatataccaAAAAGCCATTCTAGTCTACTGTCCCACAAAAGGCAATACATTTTCCATTCATGGGTAGAGTATTTCAACTTCAGTTTGAATTATAAGactattttacagttttctttgaCATACAGGATAAGTTTCTAGCAACTTGCTATGTAATAAGTGTACAGAATCACACAGTCTTTAAAATTCTAGTACCATACTGCAATACTCATGTAtgaaacaacttttttaaatcaaactgtGAGCAAAGGTAGATACAGATAGCAAGTAGACTTGCTACGTAAATGTTTTTCAGACTAGTTACAGGAGAAACTGTGAAGCATAGCTTACCCCAGCAATTTCAGTGACTATCTTGCCTGTGATCTCTTTCCCACCCATTAGGCGAGTGGCACTTTGAAGAAAAGTAATTGCTTTTCTTAAGTCCCCTTCTGACACTTTAACAAGGTATGATACTGCCTGAAAAATAATGTCAGGAAATGCAAAGTTATATTTCACTGTTGATTAGAATCCACTATACTTTATCAGcacattgattttaaaacatcaggTAGTGCCTAAAGCAGATTGTCGCAGACAGGCACAATACACAAGTTAACACAACCTCTCTACTAACACAAATGTGTGCTGgcaatttcaaaatgaaaaatggtttAATGCAAGTATGCTcagcacagaacaaaacacCTACAGTTTTGCTTCACTTTTCCCTGGTGaacatttctttggttttaggAAGTATCAAAATTCATCCTATCTATGGAAGGAGATTAATATCTAAATGAGTTTGTATATTGTATTTAATACACTTGAGCAGTCTGGAAAAGTATCACAACTTAGCCCCTTTCACTGCAATGCAATTATGCACTGgaataagcaaaaaaaccccagggcAACCATGAAGTTACCTCACTACTGATTTTCACATGTTCCTTCTCAGAAACGTCCAATAGCCTCTGCTGTTGGATTTTGTCTGACAAAGGCTTGAAGCGGAATTTGGAGCATCGAGATGTTAAAGGTTCAATTATTCTGAAAAGTAGAAAGGTAAGTTTTTGGTAACTGAATGCATGGGTTAAATTCTTCCAGACAAAGCTAACAAGGCAGAAAAGGGCAATGTAACCTTAAAACTGCaacatttaaagaataaaagtgGAAACCTAAACACTGTCTTCAGACTTGCATTCCCATAGCTACGTCTCTTAACTGAAAACTACGAAAAGTAGGTATCAACCTCTTGGGGAAGTTGGGGggagataaaacaaaaaagcaacaaaaaaaaaaaagatatcacAGTACAGAAAGAGCAACAAGTCCAAATAAGCAACAAATTCCATACATACCTGCTGATGTAATTACAAATAAGGCAGAAGCGTGTTGTTTTAGATTCTTTTTCCATTGTCCGTCGTAAGGCTGACTGGGCTGCTGAAGTCATTGAGTCTGCTTCATCCAGGattacaattttaaaaggaGGACAAACTTtaccactgaaaaataagaaatctgTCATCTAGAGACATGCAACCTATAGACcaaggtggggtgggggggaaaatCATTGCAAATAGCAAGTCATATTTTACTTAACTATTTATACCCAATAAATAGAATGTATTCAGAGGTTCAAtcttttttgattatttttagaTAAAGGACTAATATTTGTAATAAAGGGAGGACAGAGTTCTTACAGAAAGACCAACACTTAAATACTACAAAAGTCCTCAAAAATATGTAGTCTTGCTTTAGGTTTCTTCTTTTAATAACTAATGCAGATGTTTTTACAGGCCTCCCAATTCAAAGACTTCAAAGAACACTGCAACAGACTAATTTCAGTACACACTTATTTCTTGCCAGATAGAAGCTGCATGCCAGGacttcctgctgctttccagttttTTTCACACATACAGCTTCACCTGCATGAGGCTTCTCACCACCTAACCCCAGAATCTTGTTAGCATCTTATAAACTAGCACCTCTCTTGTATGAGACGCTGCCGATTAGAGGCACTAGGGAAGTAACTTCCACCACAATaccaaaaaaagctttcctatGGCACTCAGACAGCTATCACCAAATCCAGGAAGCTTGATCTTCTGGGAttttccctctgcctctctcAACAGCACTAGTAAAAGTTCCTCCCAGGTATTCAAACTCTAAACATGAAATTACATTAAGTCAAAGTTTAGCCAAAGCACTGTGTGTTGCAAACTTCCGGGCAGTGCTGACCCATCATTTATATTAGAATTATAAAGTTAACCTATACAAAACCAACCACATGCTTTGTCCTAAGTGAGAGGGGTCTGATCCAGCACTTACTCTGAACAGCTTCCAGATGCAGTTAGTTGAGCAAAAGCCTTCACTTTTTCCCGAATCACTTGTATTCCTCGTTCATCAGAAGCATTTAACTCAAGGACTCTTTGCCGGAATAATTCAGGCCTGCAAAATTTTTATTACAACATGTTAGCTGCTAACTCTTGTAATGATATATTACAAAGTATAACGACAACCCTTCTGGCCTCTTTGACTGCCAGgtattattataaataattttattatttttttataacatcAAACCACATTCTCATCAGTTTTTTGCTTACGGGTCACTGGATGCACTGCTCAAAAAAACTCCCAAGTGCTACAAGTGAGTTGATGAACACAGACATGATGAATTTTAGTCCAACTCCCAGTATTACTTCTAGACACAATTCAATAGCGCATAACGGAAAGATCACAATTCAGATATTTTATGAAGTACTTTGAGATCTAGGTGTAGCTAACTTAAAATTGGAATTCCTTTACAAAGTTCAGGAAGACATATGcaagccattttttttcatgcttttgctACAGGGTTACATGGCTGCTAGCCTGAAGTGGTTTAGGTCTATACCGGTAACTGAAATCAATTACTTGTGACAGgacaaatgagaaagaaatctCATGCTACATCTGAATTAGAACGTGAAGATATTCCTGAAAAAGACCTAGAAATTACATAAGAACAGGCAATGACCAGAGGCACTCTGTCACATGTTTAGAAGACGTGATAGTCAATTGCACCAAAGCAACTTGATTCCAGCTTACCCAAACAGTTCTCTAGCAGCTGCTAAAATAGTGGAAGTCTTTCCAGTTCCAGGTGGGCCATAGAACAACAGATTGGGAAGCTGAAACACAAGGcactattttcaaaaaaagcaaataaacaaaccacaccacaaACAGGAAAACCTACTGAAAATCTGAGCACCTAATAGAACAAAGTATCTACTCCTCCTAGTAAATAATATAAAGTCTTTCAGGCCTAGGTCATTGCACATAGCGCTCTAAAAAAGTAGGACAAACAGTTGCTGTTTATAACACAGCATGAACAAGCTGTTATTTAGTGGCACCATCACGTGTTGTATCAAAATTGATACttcaatttatattttattctgatATATTCACTCCAGGTCATGTCTGAGGTCACTAAAGCCTACAGAACTTATTGTTATGACTGCAGCGACATGTAAATTTATCCAAGAATGCCAATCAAATAGTCCGGATAATACTAGCAGTGCACCTGTCACACAACCTGTCACAGGTTTACTATCCCTTACTTTCTCAGCTCCCCAGATTGCCTTTTCAAGCCACGCTGAGAATTCTGTGCTGCCATTAACTCCACTGCAGTAAGTACAAGGGAGCTTGTGAATGCCTGCACTGTACTGCAGCCAGTGCAATGCAGACACAGCCTAACGCTAATCAGAGAGATGCTTGCAACAACTGACTGGCAAACTTCCACATCCATCCAAGAATTTTTCAAAAGGAGGAGACCAGTGCCATTTCTTAAAAAGATTAGGTTAACTgatctttcaaataatttaattaataacCTCAGCAGGAAAAATATGAATGTATTAAAGAAACATGCTGACACAGGAAGATCAAAGCAGCACAATGAAGACTGCAGTAATAATTACAGAATGACATATAGCAGCACAAAACATAAAATCTCACAATTTGAGAATACAACTGCATATCTGCTAGATCTCTGGAATTAACCAGctggaataaaatgaaaactgacttTGTTTTGTCTGTCGGTCAGAGGAACAGTACAAGCTTGTGTAACATGATTGTCCTAGGACATGCGCTTTCAATACAGATGGAAAATCATTAATACTAACAGGGGGCTAACAAGACTTCACCTGGAAAGCTACATACAGTTCAGGTCATCCTTAGCCAAAGATAGTGAATCCAAACTGGGAAAGGTGACCAAAGGAGTGAAGAGTCTATCTTATGAGAAGTGACTTTTTGTGAAGAGTTTGATTTAGTTAGCTCAGCAGAACAGAAGCAGAGACGGAATATCACTGATCTCCATAAACATATCCGAGCAACACAGGGACAATGAACAAAGTTGTCATAAACCGAATTTGTGTAAGTTAGCCATGACTAAATTTTGGCTGACATCAAAAAGCTTTCTAATTAGCACAGGAGTGATAGCTTTCTATACTACTATTTCAAGTAATCCTTCCTACAAACTATCAGGCTGCACTTTAAAACTGCTGCCTTTGACAGCAGGGGATGTTCCAGCCCTAGAACAAGAATTCAAGAGTCCCCTCCGATCGATAGCAAAAAGACAAACTTCTCAGTCTGACTTGATTTCCAGCCCTTAATAAAGGTTCTATATTTAAAGAGTCAACTAAAATTAGGTTAGAGAATTTTGTGCTGAATATAGCAAGCAATGCAGACAGAATgggaacagcaaaaccaaagacatccaaagagcagagaaaaatgcatgAGTAGGTAATCCACAATCAGAAAGTGAAATAGAGACAGCCCAGTTTGGTAACAAACATCCCATTTTAAGAACTAGGGCAAGACACAGAGAACAGACTCAACTGTGTATATTCTGTAAAAGTACAGACAGAAGAATTTCAACCTTCAATCAACTTACTGTAAATAAATCCATTTCAAATTTTGCTTGTTCTTTCTGTCAATCATTTGTTGCTTGTTTCCCTAATTACTAAAAAGCAAATGGCATCCAGTACTAACAGAGCTTTTTTCTAGTTTAATTAGATACCACAACATTGTTATCCCCCCTCTATCTTTTGGGAAAACTCCAGGGAGAGGAAATGTTTACTGAATGACAGCAGAAAATCAACAACCATGTTAGGTTAGCACACTGGAAGGGTAGACATTTTTGTGGAGATACATGATTTCATGCCTCTGTGCTAATTCTACTAGTTCTCAAAACAAGCGTTAGCAGTAAAAAGTTATAAGAATCTGTTTCCTAATTCCATTAAACCCATACTTTACTACTGTTTCTGTTTCAACCTCATTTATGCTTGTTTCTCACTGAAGTTATCACCAGCATTTACACTACTTTTTCACCAAGCACAAACTAATCCTTTATGTAACTGtggcagtatttttaaacagactGCAACCCGATCCGGTTATCCATTTTTCCATGCTTGCCAGGGGTAAGCAGAATACCTGCAGGCACCACATGCTTATGGGAAAGTTACCACATAAACTTCTAGAAAAGGAGTGGGGTTTGCAGTTTAAGTACAAGTGAAGATGTAAACTGCAATGATAATCCTATACCTAACTTTTCAGGTATTAGGATATCATcaagtaaatgaaaattcaaGAATACTATGACACttgtcattttctttgcaaaaagcaacaacaaatcAACAGTTCTGGCAGACAGAAATCAACTTTTCCAGTTCAAAACAACCTGGACTCTGTCTTCACAGTTTATAACAAGACAGATGCTTGCTATTACAGATGGAGATATATCAGGGACTTCAAAGTTCTGCTCCATTTAGAAGCTCCCAAACCAAGGCCCACAAATACAAGCCAATCAACAAAGGACCTGCTCTCCATTTTCAACACTAAGGTTTAAATAAAGCATATTACACAAACCTACAGCGTTGTCACAGCTGTTCCTTTGATCTCATCAGATCTCCAAATTCAGTAAGAAGTTCTGAAATAAGTACCAGCCACCTCAGAGTTTAAATTatacttttgcatttttgaCAGAATGAGACGTTTCAAGAGAATGTCCAAATCTTAAAAgcactaaatattttaaagtacttgCATGATTTTGTTCTCAAATGCCTTGCTGAGTTTGGGTAGCTGTGGAAAAATACGAAGCCTGTAACCATAAGCAGAAGCtaaaaatttgtctttttaactCAGGAGGCAGACAGTCAACACAAGTGTACTAGGTTCATGATCCGAGAAACATTGCTGATCCAGAAGCTGTAAGGTTTTAAATATCTGTTGCTCAAAATAGAACTTCACAACTGATCACCTAAGCGATGTTACACGACTGATATGTCCAGACAGAATAGGTGACCGCACCTCATTTCTCCTTAGTGGTTAGTATTTCCTTACTAATTACCTAAACTCTAAAAATACTATAATGTAGCAGCATTGATCTTGAAATCTAGATTTCTATGGCTACAACATTACATAACAAGGTCACATTGCAACAGCATTCTCACAGTAAACTGAATCTGGAGACATGACCTAAAGTAAGAAATTACACAAATCTTTCCCAGTTCTGTCATACCAGGTTCATTTTGCCTCCCTAATCTCAAACAAATAAGGTACTTGTGCTTTTGCAAGTTCTGATTAAATTAATATGAGTCTATTTCTATCTGAAGATATTAGTCAAAATCAGAACTGCACAACAAATTGTCTCaagataaaattttcaaataccAAAGGCTACCCGTGCATATTGCACATCACACGCACAAGTGAAAATCTTCTTGCATTAAATTCTGAAAGGTCCACCTCAACTCTTGGTGAGCAGCCAGCCGTATCACAAATGTCATTTTCAGAACATCCTTACCAACCACTTCAGCTGGCATTAGCAGTCCATGaagacagaaacagcttttgcaGCACAAGAATGACCCTTTAGGTGAAACATGGAGCACAAAAAGTCTCAGCatgtacaaaggaaaaagctgtcCAGACTTACAAACATTTCTTGGCCACCTACTTTACCTCTCCCTTCAGTCCCTCCACCTTCCTATCACCTGATTTGGAGAAAGTAACTGTCATTCATACTGAATATTTACTACATTTTtacacaaaagcaaatgcaagtgtaaacaaaagcaactgaaaatgctctgctcattctcttttaaattctTAGGTCACAGAAGCCAACGCTGCAGTGAAGTTAGTGCAACTATCACACTTACCTTTTTAAAGCCACGGAGGCTTACGTGGAAACTTTAACCCCAAAAGCTGAGGGTCACTAACTCTCTAAGTAGTAGACTTGGCACTTATAACTTAAATTTCCCTCATTATCAAACAGTACGTTTGTTTTAATGTTCAGCAGTTTCACAGAAGCACTGACAGATCACTAGAACTATTTTGGAATGACTGGCAAGCCAGACTTCTCTATGAAGGAAAAATTTCCCTTCTCCTCTTAAACACATATGTCAAAATTACTAGCTGAATAGCAGTGTAGAGACAACAATTTCCAGGTTTCAAGCAACAGGAAGTTTACCAATTgagcttttccagaaaaattcCAAACAGCATCACAAAGCTGACAATTTTACAATGTCTAGAGGGCTGGAAACATCAGAAATTTTACATGTATATCACAACATACTATGAGGAAGTCACTTAGCTTGTTCGTAAAGTACCACTGTAAAAATGATCACTGCAGAGTTAGAAAAGAGAAGTTTTCGTTACCACTGGCAGAAGTTTCTCCCTAAACATACTGTACTGGGTAGACATTATCATTACACTCACATCAGCACCTTCCAAGGACTTTTTCAGTACAGCAACAACTTCATCCTGGAAGGCGACTTCATCCACGTTTTTGGGGCgactgaataaaaatacattaaatgaCAATTTATTAGTTaacaaagtttcagaaaaaaattaaattgagaaaaacagcatttctctttctgattACATTAGGTACTGAAGAATTACAGCAAATCTTGTAGCTGAAGTCAAAATCATAACAGGAAATCTGTCTAATGCCTCTGGTCTGTATTACTGAAGTGATGTAATTTCTCAGGAAGCTGTTTGTCTATCTCTATTGTAAACACCTGCCTGAGCTGTTTTAGAAGCAGAACTGTGTTGCAGACTGCAATACACCCTGCAAGCTgataaaagcttttcaaaaatgaagcatttaatGCACTTCTGCACCGCTTGCCATGGACAATGGAGGCACGTTCTGCTCTGTAGCCCCAGCAAAGGGCTCTCATAGTAGTTCATGGTGCTGGTTCTCTcccataagaaaaaaagctaaagcTCTCCTCCCAGGTGGAGACACCTACAGCTGCAACCCCCTTTGCCAGACATCCACCCCCCCCTGCCAAGCACCCCTTCCAGAGCCAACCCCCCCGCCACGACCAGCCACTGTCACCCCGGCCAGCGACCCCACTGCCCAAGAAAGACCCTTACTACTTCTCCACCCAGGGGATGGGCCTGggcctcctgccctccccgctgctccctgctgcacccCTCTCTTTGGCAGCCACCGGTTTGGTGCTGATCGAAGACGGGCCTTTGAGAAAGGCCTGCATGGCgccggctgggctgggcagggctgggccgAATCCGGCCCGGCCGTCACCGACACCTCACAGGCTccgagccccggcccggccgtcACCGTCACCGACACCTCACAGGCTcgagccccggcccggccgctaGGCCGCAGGGCACGCAGGCAGCCCCGCCGCACGGTCCCTACAGACCCCACCACCCCTTCCCGCCGCCGGCCGTGGGTGAGGCCACTTCCGCCCGCCGCGGGCCAATCACAgagcgcggccccgccgcgggggcggccgcTAACGTCGCGCCAAGGGGCCGAGGGCCGCGctctgcgcatgcgccgcgctctgaggcgggcggcgggcagcgggcggcggGTCCGGGCGGTGGCGGTACCTCAGGGCGCCATGGCGCGCCCCGCCTCAGGGCGGTGCCGGGTGGTCGGCGCCAGCACCTCGCCATCCCCCGCGAGTGCCCGTACCGCAACAAatagtgggaaaaaaagaaagaaaaaaaaggcgAGGTGCAAAAGCAGCGCCGAAAGCAAAGTGGAGAAGGGGCCTCTCCTGTCAGGAGGTGGGAGCCGGTGCGGCCCTGCGGCAGGGCCGGCTGAGGTGCGTCCTGGGGGCCTGTGGAAGCGAATCCCAGGAAAGCCGGAGCCCGCGGCcggcctgccctgccccggctGCCGCCGGCGGCGTGTGGCTGCAcggccgggggggctgccccgTGGCCGGGCGAGCAGCTCCCCCAGGCGTGCAGCTGGTGGTGCAAAAGCTACCAGCGACGCGAAAGtgaatctttttgttttcccattacTTCTAATAATATCCATTACGgtaaaggcaggaaaaaaatgaggcgTGTGATTGATGTGACAGTTCcctttaaatgacaaaaaagcaTCCTAGTAGATTTGGCAGTCGTGATGCACGCCCACATTTTTATGAGCTGGTTAGCTACAGCTCGTGCTCCCAATGATGTACCGGCTTTGTGGATAAAAATATGGAAGTAATTCTGTGGCCAGCAGCTGTATATTGTATGgttgcaaatgttttgctttactgtttccccttggctgctccctgccatgAGGCACAGCCGGAGTGACCTGGGCAGCCACGGTAGTGATCACCCAAAATAGAACCTGGGCAAGGGAAAAGAGTAGATTGGAAATGGTCTCTATGGCAACAGATGAACAGTCTTTGGAAAAGGAGATGCAGGAAAGAATTTAGGCTGAAAATATCTCGTTCGATCAGTGAGACACCTGTAATCCTCATCTGgacaatttttaaatgaactgttTCATCTGGCATTCTGCTCTTGAAGCATGACATTCAGATCATAGCCTTAGCAGCAAGAAATGCCCACACGTATATTTAGTAAAGCTGTCTTGTTCTAGATGAAAATgcaacactatttttttttccctgctgtggtTATATTTGGTATTTCCAATTCATGGTAACTTGGAAATCAGGATGTATAAACAGCTAGAACTGAttggtttgctttctgaagctgtATAAAGCCTTGTATTTTTGAAGCTTCATTCTATTTGGTGGTCTCTATTCAATCCACTTCCTTTAATGTGGCCACTTCAAATATACTTGACATTTGAGCATTTTATTAACTATGTATGAGCCTCAGGTTCAGTTCAGCAATGGAACTTCCTGTCTAGTGGATTAACTTCATAACAcaactttttgtttcattaccttaacaaaagttaaaaattccAGAAAGGAATAATTAAACCCAAGCTCTTCTCTCTTGCTCcgtttttctctccctccccctcagATACACAAGGACTGAAAATTATGCTTGCTCTATCAAATTGCATGCACTCACCATCTTAAAGTCCAACAGATCAAACTCAGTTACGATGTCCTCTCATTTGCTTGCCCTTAGTGTTTCCCATGGCAAAGACTGTTTTTCACTAGCCTTGTCAGTGCTTCTCAAATGAGGCCCATAGAAACACCTAGCCTAATGCATAGAAAGGCCAGTTTAGCTTTTAAGTGCTAGTCATTTGGTGCATGCTGGATTTGTTCTTATGCAAGACTATTTAagactatttattttaattgataaAGCTATACAATCCATGATGtattggtatttaaaaaacGTAGTACCCTAGAGGCAGGTGCCTCATTACTGATACTGATTGAAGGCAACCTTCTTCATTCTCGTCATAGCCAGGTCCTCCAGCCACACTTGAACCTAGGATCTCCCAAGTACCTCAGGTTTAGTTTCACAACTAGTACAAATAGATCCAGCAGCTCAGTGAATAGTCCAATACATTGGACTACTACTCACTACAGTAGAGAGAAGGTAGAAGTGGGAGCGTGTGGCAGGATGGGTAGGGAGGTGAAGACTATGTCTTTTGGTGGCAGGGCAGTTTTTTAGCAGCTTGagctgacctttttttttttatttttttttttttgggggggggggggaattggGAATTTGGGAATTGGGAAGCCTAGTCCTCTTCCTTCCAAGTCTTATGTCAGCATTTGCAGATGTACAACCATGGAATGAGGGTTCAAGAGCTCATCTGGTGGAAGAGGTGAGGAACAGTAGCATGGCACAAGAATTGATTAGGGGGAGGACATCTGTCTTTATGTtactctgcctgctgccctgaaGACCTGCCTATGCCTCTATCAATCTAGACCTTCAGCTAGTTGACATTAATGCTTCCTGGGAGATGAGCTCAGGTTTTTTATGACACTGAAAGTGGACAACTGACTTCCTTAAACTACATAAAGTTTAGGAAGTAAGCTGACCCTAAAAATGACAGGATCACTGTCCAACAGCTTTGTCAAAAATTcaggctttgtttttaaaagaggaaagtGTTGAGAGAAATGAATACAATAGAAATAGGTATATATGGATTTTCTTAAAAGTTTAACAGCAAACATTTATCTAATAACTTTCAGCACTGGAAGACTTCTGTCAGAATTATGTGATCAACACAGAGCAGACTGAAACTGGCAAGTTTTCACTGTCCAAGctgcataaacaaaaaaaggttcAAAGCAAGATGGCAGGAGTGTTGAAAGGTATGaactggctttttttaatgaagagatACTAAGACAGCATtaagctcagctcagctcaggaAAGAGTGACTGAAGGATATGATCACTGTATGGAAAGTTATGGCTAAGATGGATGCTTCGAATAGAGAGTTATTCATCTGTTCTCAAGGTGCAGGAACCGGAGGCCTAAAATGGAACTATCAggcttcagttttaaaactgaaagaagtgggttttttcacacaacatgtatttaaattgaaaatctTGTTGCTACGAAACTTCATAGGTGTCAAAATtacaaagagattaaaaaaaataaatagattaatGAAGAAATGGGGTATTAAATATGACCAGGAAAATGCAAACTTAAGCTCAGAAAGCCCATGAACTACAGATTGCTGCAATCTGAAAGGGAAATACTGGAGAGTGACTCTCTCTAAGTGGCCTGTTTCATACACGCTTCCTAAGGGTGTGTTAATTTTCCTAAGGACCATGTTAATGGTCTTACAGATGAGCTACTGCCCCAGTCTGTGTCAGGACAGCTGTTTTGGAGCATAGACAGTGAATAATGTAAATgatggtgacaaaaatgtttacagtggggaaggaagaaagggaaaggagcagagagCTTTGGTAAAACTAgtttcttcagcagcttctttcctttcagaataGATGTTAGAAGCAGCTGTGTTCCTTTTCAAGTAAAGCAGCTGAAACAGCATCTGAGGCAAAGCAGGTAAGGCTTTGCAAAGCTTAAGCAAGAGGCTAAGCATGAAGGCAGAGATCTAGGCATTGCCAGGGGAGCTGTGTGTTCGAGAAAAAGTATACATGCAAGTTTCGGCAGAGAAGTCTAGATTTGTCACAGGAGCTTACTGAGGACAGTGGAAAGCCAAGTACAGCCACAGAAGTACTAGCACTGTGACCCTCTTAAAAGCTAGGCAACAACACTTTTGACTGAAGTGttctaaaaagaacaaaactaagaaaactttaaatataGAGTGGTATTTTCCTTTACCACATGTTATAGAAAGGAAACAGCACTCTGTGTGCCTTCTTTGTAGGTATGCGTCAAAGAAGTGTCTGACTCATTTACCAGTTTCTTGGTCG
This region includes:
- the RFC4 gene encoding replication factor C subunit 4, translated to MQAFLKGPSSISTKPVAAKERGAAGSSGEGRRPRPIPWVEKYRPKNVDEVAFQDEVVAVLKKSLEGADLPNLLFYGPPGTGKTSTILAAARELFGPELFRQRVLELNASDERGIQVIREKVKAFAQLTASGSCSDGKVCPPFKIVILDEADSMTSAAQSALRRTMEKESKTTRFCLICNYISRIIEPLTSRCSKFRFKPLSDKIQQQRLLDVSEKEHVKISSEAVSYLVKVSEGDLRKAITFLQSATRLMGGKEITGKIVTEIAGVIPKETIDELLSVCRSGSFEKLETLAKNVINEGYAVAQLVNQLHDTVVESEDYSDKQKSVIVEKLAEVDKCLADGADEYLQLVSLCALVMQQLTHMA